The Pecten maximus chromosome 14, xPecMax1.1, whole genome shotgun sequence genome includes a region encoding these proteins:
- the LOC117342629 gene encoding osteocalcin 2-like: protein MLNVQSNIRTAIRKITESPSSSTSSDRVVMYDNETESPSSSTSSDRWVNSGEETESPSSSTSSDRSVNSGEQTESPSSATSSDRSVNSGEETKSSSSSTSSERSVLSVEEAIFQPEDVVTRIREETPDPWGQPRTPPMAIFQPTDVVPRRQVPNDMNDNGPYPAIGNASRTFSLEETDPEGLHLVNRDQTMVIIFGI from the exons ATG cTGAATGTGCAATCAAATATCAGAACAGCTATCAGAAAAATT ACGGAATCACCTTCTAGCTCCACGAGTAGCGACCGTGTTGTCATGTATGACAACGAG ACGGAATCACCTTCTAGTTCAACGAGCAGCGATCGTTGGGTCAACTCTGGCGAAGAG ACTGAATCACCTTCTAGTTCAACGAGCAGCGATCGTTCTGTCAACTCTGGCGAACAG ACGGAATCACCTTCTAGTGCAACGAGCAGCGATCGTTCTGTTAACTCTGGCGAAGAG ACGAAATCATCTTCAAGCTCAACTAGTAGCGAGCGTTCTGTCCTTTCTGTCGAAGAG GCAATATTTCAACCAGAAGACGTTGTAACCCGAATACGCGAGGAG ACGCCGGATCCTTGGGGACAACCAAGAACACCACCGATg gcAATATTTCAGCCAACAGACGTTGTTCCTCGCAGACAAGTTCCCAATGACATG AATGATAATGGACCATACCCAGCCATCGGAAATGCTTCCCGAACGTTTTCGTTAGAGGAGACCGACCCAGAAGGCTTACATTTGGTAAATCGGGATCAGACAATGGTGATTATTTTTGGTATATGA
- the LOC117341740 gene encoding uncharacterized protein LOC117341740 → MQITPFTNVSDNKDYVQVVCTGYHRCGTVVVDLELKLTDYGTYYKPMNCSRTNADGEVLDNYGYACTLFMEVDMFQRTGSLKCKPMVESLANATTNSLPQQSVAIYNSTEPYFRLRKGQNTTIKWNVNVQKLGDIRHLQTKLNGLYLPNVVDTDARPQFFVSVKGYVATCEVKLRPVTCIDDGPWEVQMQNGDAQHKRIQVNGLPIFTACPGQRTVIVGEQLHLKFHSCIADGFNTYSIDTYGRAQRSGFIKQNEAIEFSGQRSEFRGSLALNELSVTFQMWKITCADHKKYFNLTLGTTDEATSEQFLSLADVIGKHYKHVTNVFKSVSCACMNLF, encoded by the exons ATGCAAATAACACCATTTACAAATGTATCAGACAACAAAGATTATGTACAAGTTGTCTGTACTGGATATCACCGATGTGGTACAGTTGTGGTAGATCTGGAGCTAAAATTAACCGACTACGGCACCTATTACAAACCCATGAACTGTTCGAGAACCAATGCTGATGGCGAAGTCTTGGACAATTACGGATACGCTTGCACTCTTTTTATGGAAGTAGATATGTTTCAACGGACAGGCAGCCTTAAATGCAAGCCAATGGTGGAGTCTCTAGCAAATGCTACAACCAACTCTCTCCCTCAACAATCCGTGGCTATTTATA ATTCAACGGAACCATATTTTCGTTTGAGGAAAGGACAGAATACGACGATAAAGTGGAATGTGAATGTACAAAAGTTGGGAGACATACGTCATCTTCAAACAAAACTCAACGGACTTTACCTCCCAAACGTCGTTGATACAGACGCAAGACCTCAATTTTTTGTCAGCGTAAAAGGGTACGTCGCTACTTGTGAAGTGAAGCTTCGTCCGGTTACCTGTATTGATGACGGACCATGGGAGGTACAGATGCAAAATGGTGACGCTCAACATAAACGAATCCAGGTGAATG GATTGCCAATATTTACAGCCTGCCCAGGCCAAAGAACTGTTATCGTTGGCGAACAACTGCACCTGAAGTTTCATTCTTGCATAGCCGATGGATTCAATACATACTCCATAGATACGTATGGAAGAGCACAAAGAAGCGGATTCATAAAGCAAAATGAAGCTATAGAGTTTTCTGGTCAGCGATCAGAGTTTCGTGGTAGTTTGGCACTGAATGAATTATCGGTGACGTTTCAAATGTGGAAGATCACGTGTGCTGACCACAAGAAGTACTTTAATTTGACTTTAGGAACAACAGATGAAGCCACTTCGGAACAGTTTCTTTCTCTTGCAGACGTTATAGGTAAACattataaacatgtaacaaATGTGTTTAAGTCTGTATCATGCGCATGTAtgaatttgttttga